The Microbacterium oleivorans genome contains the following window.
AGAACGCAGTGAGCAGGCGACGGATCGCGCGCCCGCCTCGGCGGCGTTGCGGCACAGATTCGTGACCACCGAGACCAGGCCGTCGTCGAGATCGCCGTCGAGATCGAGGTCGAACTCCACGCGCGCGCCCAGCTCGCCCAGTTCGGCCTGCACCGCCTGCACCGTCGCCGCCGCGAGCGGCCCACCGCCGGGCACGTCCGATTGGCCGGTCTCGTGCCGGACCGGCACGGCATCCTCGATGTATCCCAGCGCCGCGGCCGCATCTCCTCGCGAGACCAGTCCGTGGATGACGTGCAGCCGGGTGCTGAACTCGTGCGACTGCTCGCGCAGCGCCACCGTCGTCCGGCGCATCTGGGCATGTTCGGCCGCGATGACGTCGAGCCGGCGGAAGCGCCGTTCGACGACGGCCGTGAGCACGGATGCGGCGAGGGTGGCGACCAGCAGCGCCCCGACGGCCCAGGGCAGCAGCGCCCGGACGGCCGCGTCGAGCTCGGAGGCGATCTCCGACTCGAGCACCCCGACGGCCACCATCCCCACGGGCTGACCGGCCGCGTCGCGCACCGGCACTTTCGCCCGGAGCGACGGGCCGGAGGCGCCGACCTCGGTCCCCATGAACGTCTCGCCCGCGAGGACCGACGCGTTCGCGGTCTCGACCTGCACCCCGCGCTCCGCGACGAGCGGATGCGTGATGCGCACGCCCTCGTCGTCCGTGATGACGACGTAGTACACGCCCGCCGCCTCACCGACGA
Protein-coding sequences here:
- a CDS encoding sensor histidine kinase; its protein translation is MRPSAVRLVLLVLPSVISIAALSATGAVALALQERTIREATGERVLEVASSLADLPEVRETVGSATGLGSPAALADADDLAEATAVLQPIADLVGEAAGVYYVVITDDEGVRITHPLVAERGVQVETANASVLAGETFMGTEVGASGPSLRAKVPVRDAAGQPVGMVAVGVLESEIASELDAAVRALLPWAVGALLVATLAASVLTAVVERRFRRLDVIAAEHAQMRRTTVALREQSHEFSTRLHVIHGLVSRGDAAAALGYIEDAVPVRHETGQSDVPGGGPLAAATVQAVQAELGELGARVEFDLDLDGDLDDGLVSVVTNLCRNAAEAGARSVACSLRSAGERVLGCVDDDGPGIDPRVAGRIFTPGFTSKPDASGHGRGLGLDVVRRAVTARGGSVEVGASALGGARFAFEMDRSR